Proteins encoded in a region of the Trypanosoma brucei gambiense DAL972 chromosome 6, complete sequence genome:
- a CDS encoding pumillio RNA binding protein 4, putative — MTTMEEENITSKLSTLLAQVAAVEAARELEARRHGCSNINISDLTMEASAEVTGVDGNSGNGKGCATAMVTRGGGDEFSERIWERRHNASLLGGPSAGNSPMDVKQCSLWGNSPPCPRSVGRPVDDNTFTRSIVGATTSLEVSPLAPEGGLLMVEGSSTFTPCAYRRRSCQHLGEPAEGSATTPSVSPTSVAAGLTPSVYSARATRSESAHGAAISGVAAIAAAAAANSTTVASANANNTAGITTQRTGEPLELAGDPSPGFIARLDWGDAVDQVTGGETKDVHASRSDAHCLNEAIGGINLLDELSPLCTPNTRRTSGRWGSNLGIRPTSDSSYSQLAHPERLPPQESDLLLGGRSAGMADYQRQQQHQKQGLHDTYPLRSGQPYERFTLSSAASGAVNRNPIMSHGSRNNSTIDMMQTSGTNPNRRISFMSGSEHQGKGWSGEKARDVHAAFADPTALLRAEEDADALMRLATKVVHHRHYSSHPVMQQRDLNVTALAGSMMSENGQSAAFTASGSQNSHDAAARSRAPVQMPLHGGRIVKLAADQQGCRMLQSVLERFPFHSSEVQKVISELLPVLTDVMKDPYGNFLVQKLLEVAPDEERMRLLDYHISASLCDVAISPHGNYAVQKLIDSLRSSQEVQVVCRALQRGTLQLMTDLNGGHVIQKLLQCISQKDLTFLYDVIVKDTVDVCNDKHGCCVVQKCMDHAINVHLQRTQKAILRHMLQLSLNPYGNYVVTHLISMCNSQSQRHVVNEAAHCAGPALELLCANKFASNVVEKIVRGCAPSAKLELCRFLFNRSTINTGMSARLMGMDYVLGEQDPQQRLMIQPAAAFVTPYQENTALEAIVLNSYGNYVVQTMLDVLPISPELAQLLFLLHKLSPEIMKHNFGKRIASKMEQARERIITHLQERGVNAGEADLIGNRYTDRLADVSRSVIESSFHPNIPMDRPATNYNINGSGTAGETPQMKPQEVEIIKALLASLGSFAPAPPPPPASAAGSVRGPLADVQRAVDVISGPRSNKRKQTQRGRKG; from the coding sequence ATGACaaccatggaggaagaaaacataacgTCTAAACTTTCAACCCTCCTCGCGCAAGTGGCTGCGGTGGAGGCAGCGCGGGAGCTCGAGGCAAGACGTCACGGGTGCTCTAACATCAACATTAGTGACCTTACAATGGAGGCCAGTGCCGAGGTGACTGGCGTAGATGGAAATtcaggaaatggaaaaggatgCGCAACCGCAATGGTAACAAGAGGGGGAGGCGACGAGTTCTCAGAACGCATTTGGGAGCGCCGCCACAACGCCAGTCTTTTGGGAGGCCCTTCCGCTGGCAATTCTCCAATGGATGTGAAACAGTGCTCACTCTGGGGAAACTCACCGCCATGTCCGCGGAGTGTGGGGCGACCTGTGGACGATAACACCTTCACACGCTCAATAGTCGGAGCGACAACGTCATTGGAGGTTTCGCCTCTCGCCCCTGAGGGAGGTCTGTTAATGGTTGAAGGAAGTAGTACCTTTACACCTTGTGCTTACCGCCGCCGTAGTTGTCAGCACCTTGGCGAACCTGCGGAGGGTAGCGCTACCACACCATCCGTATCCCCCACTTCGGTAGCCGCAGGGCTTACACCTTCTGTGTACAGCGCCCGCGCCACCAGGTCGGAATCCGCACACGGTGCTGCCATCAGTGGCGTCGCCgctattgctgccgccgctgcagcGAATTCCACCACAGTGGCTTCTGCCAATGCGAACAACACCGCCGGGATCACAACTCAGCGAACAGGGGAACCACTTGAGCTGGCTGGAGATCCTTCACCGGGATTTATTGCACGACTTGACTGGGGTGATGCTGTTGATCAAGTAACAGGTGGAGAAACCAAGGATGTCCACGCAAGCAGAAGTGATGCACATTGTCTCAATGAGGCGATTGGCGGTATTAATCTTCTGGACGAGTTGTCGCCTTTATGCACACCAAATACTCGCAGAACGAGCGGGAGGTGGGGATCAAATTTGGGTATACGTCCCACAAGTGATTCTTCCTACAGCCAGTTGGCACACCCAGAGAGGCTACCGCCACAGGAAAGCGATTTGTTGCTTGGAGGTCGTAGTGCCGGAATGGCCGATTACCAacgtcagcagcagcaccagAAGCAGGGGTTGCACGACACCTACCCACTGCGTTCAGGACAGCCGTACGAACGGTTCACGCTCTCGTCGGCAGCTTCCGGTGCGGTAAACCGGAATCCCATCATGAGCCACGGCAGCAGGAACAACAGCACGATAGATATGATGCAAACATCTGGGACCAATCCCAACAGGCGAATCTCATTTATGTCGGGCTCCGAGCACCAAGGAAAGGGGTGGAGCGGCGAAAAGGCGAGGGATGTGCACGCGGCCTTTGCAGATcccactgctttgctccgtgctgaagaagatgcCGATGCTCTCATGCGGTTAGCAACAAAAGTGGTTCATCACCGCCACTACAGTTCTCACCCAGTTATGCAGCAACGAGATCTAAACGTGACGGCGTTAGCCGGAAGTATGATGAGTGAAAACGGCCAGTCTGCTGCTTTTACTGCTTCCGGTTCACAAAACTCACACGACGCAGCGGCGCGCTCGCGGGCCCCTGTTCAAATGCCCCTCCACGGTGGCCGCATCGTGAAGCTGGCAGCCGACCAACAGGGTTGTCGTATGTTACAATCCGTGCTCGAGCGCTTTCCATTCCACTCCTCAGAGGTGCAAAAAGTTATCTCCGAGTTGTTGCCGGTGCTTACAGATGTTATGAAAGACCCGTACGGAAATTTTTTGGTCCAGAAACTGCTTGAGGTTGCGCCGGATGAGGAACGGATGCGGTTGCTGGACTATCATATATCGGCTTCCCTGTGCGATGTTGCCATCTCCCCGCATGGAAACTACGCTGTACAAAAGTTAATTGATTCACTTCGCTCTAGTCAAGAAGTCCAAGTAGTTTGTCGGGCGCTTCAGCGTGGAACGCTGCAGCTTATGACGGATCTTAACGGTGGTCACGTTATTCAAAAGCTGCTTCAATGCATCTCGCAGAAGGATCTAACATTTCTGTACGATGTCATTGTGAAGGACACCGTGGATGTCTGTAACGATAAACACGGCTGCTGCGTCGTTCAGAAGTGTATGGACCACGCAATAAATGTGCATCTGCAACGAACTCAAAAAGCAATACTCCGTCACATGTTGCAACTCTCCCTAAATCCCTATGGAAACTATGTGGTGACTCACCTCATCAGCATGTGCAACTCGCAGTCACAGCGACACGTGGTTAATGAAGCCGCTCACTGTGCAGGACCAGCCCTCGAACTTCTATGCGCGAACAAGTTCGCTTCCAACGTGGTGGAGAAAATTGTGCGGGGGTGTGCGCCGAGCGCCAAGCTAGAATTGTGTCGATTCTTATTTAATAGGTCCACAATCAACACAGGGATGTCAGCGAGGTTAATGGGGATGGATTACGTTTTGGGGGAACAGGACCCACAGCAGCGGTTAATGATCCAGCCTGCCGCTGCATTTGTTACTCCGTATCAGGAAAACACGGCATTGGAAGCCATCGTCCTGAATTCATACGGAAACTACGTTGTGCAGACGATGCTTGATGTGCTTCCCATTAGTCCTGAGCTTGCTcagttgctttttcttttgcataaACTCAGCCCTGAAATAATGAAACACAACTTCGGAAAGCGTATTGCCTCCAAGATGGAACAGGCAAGGGAACGTATCATTACCCACTTGCAGGAAAGGGGCGTCAACGCGGGTGAGGCGGATTTAATTGGGAACCGTTACACCGACCGTCTGGCGGATGTCAGTCGCTCCGTCATCGAGTCGTCGTTTCATCCAAATATCCCTATGGATCGGCCAGCCACCAATTACAACATCAATGGCAGCGGTACGGCTGGCGAAACACCGCAGATGAAACCACAGGAAGTCGAAATCATTAAAGCGCTTTTGGCTTCATTGGGAAGTTTCGCAccggcaccaccaccaccacccgccAGCGCCGCCGGATCGGTGAGGGGTCCGCTGGCAGACGTTCAGAGGGCTGTCGATGTGATTAGTGGCCCGCGCTCAAATAAACGAAAGCAAACGCAACGCGGCAGGAAGGGATGA